A genomic region of Noviherbaspirillum sp. L7-7A contains the following coding sequences:
- a CDS encoding branched-chain amino acid transaminase encodes MSMADRDGKIWKDGALVEWRDATIHVLTHTLHYGMGVFEGVRAYQTPEGTAIFRLKEHTQRLFNSAKIFQMNIPYDMETIMAAQKEVVRANQLESCYLRPLVWIGSEKMGVSARGNTIHVAIAAWPWGAYLGEEGITKGIRVKTSSFSRHHVNVSLVRAKACGYYINSILANQEALADGYDEALLLDTDGYVSEGSGENVFVIRNGKLYTPDLASCLDGITRDAVLTMARDLGIEVIEKRITRDEMYCCDEAFFTGTAAEITPIRELDNRQIGAGHRGPITEKLQSLFFDVVAGRAPQYRHWLTLV; translated from the coding sequence ATGTCCATGGCCGACCGCGACGGGAAAATCTGGAAGGATGGCGCACTGGTGGAATGGCGCGACGCCACCATCCATGTGCTTACGCATACCCTGCATTACGGCATGGGCGTGTTCGAAGGCGTGCGCGCCTATCAGACGCCGGAGGGCACCGCGATCTTCCGCCTGAAGGAGCATACCCAGCGCCTGTTCAACTCGGCCAAGATCTTCCAGATGAACATTCCGTACGACATGGAAACCATCATGGCCGCGCAGAAGGAAGTCGTGCGCGCCAACCAGCTGGAATCCTGCTACCTGCGTCCGCTGGTCTGGATCGGCTCGGAAAAGATGGGCGTGTCCGCCCGCGGCAACACCATCCACGTGGCGATCGCCGCCTGGCCCTGGGGCGCCTACCTGGGCGAGGAAGGCATTACCAAGGGCATCCGGGTCAAGACCTCTTCCTTCTCGCGCCATCATGTGAATGTGTCGCTGGTGCGGGCCAAGGCCTGCGGCTATTACATCAACTCCATCCTGGCCAACCAGGAAGCGCTGGCCGACGGCTATGACGAGGCGCTGCTGCTCGACACCGACGGCTATGTGTCCGAAGGCTCGGGCGAGAATGTCTTCGTCATCCGCAACGGCAAGCTCTACACGCCCGACCTGGCTTCCTGCCTGGACGGCATCACCCGCGACGCGGTGCTGACGATGGCGCGCGACCTCGGCATCGAAGTCATTGAAAAACGCATCACCCGTGACGAAATGTACTGCTGCGACGAAGCCTTCTTCACCGGCACCGCGGCGGAGATCACGCCGATCCGCGAACTCGACAACCGCCAGATCGGCGCCGGCCATCGCGGCCCCATTACCGAGAAGCTGCAGTCGCTGTTCTTCGACGTGGTGGCCGGCCGCGCGCCGCAGTACCGGCACTGGCTGACCCTGGTTTAA
- a CDS encoding alpha/beta fold hydrolase gives MDYRAPRWLPGGHLQTIYPATMIARPVVAMRRERWDAPDGDFIDVDFLDGQPGKPLVVLFHGLEGSSGSHYARELMAYAAELGWSGAIPHFRGCSGELNRGPRFYHSGDAGELDWILRRVKDTPAARAAGRLYAVGVSLGGNALLRWLGESQQAAGFVDAACAVSAPLDLAGGGAALSSGLNMIYTRVFLQTLKPKCLQKLDQFPGLFDRARMLAARNLYEFDNVVTAPLHGYRDTDDYWHRASARHVLNDITVRTLVLNARNDPFLPARHLPQQASPAVRLEYPREGGHVGFATGAAPGVNSWLPRRIVRFLEGDDAQAG, from the coding sequence ATGGATTACCGCGCGCCCCGCTGGCTGCCCGGCGGCCACCTGCAGACCATCTACCCGGCCACCATGATCGCCAGGCCGGTGGTGGCGATGCGGCGCGAACGCTGGGATGCGCCGGACGGCGACTTCATCGACGTCGACTTCCTCGACGGCCAGCCCGGCAAGCCGCTGGTGGTGCTGTTCCACGGACTGGAAGGCTCGTCCGGCAGCCACTATGCGCGCGAGCTGATGGCCTATGCGGCCGAACTCGGCTGGTCGGGCGCGATTCCGCATTTCCGCGGCTGCTCGGGCGAGTTGAACCGGGGTCCGCGCTTCTACCATTCCGGCGACGCCGGCGAGCTCGACTGGATTTTGCGCCGCGTCAAGGACACGCCCGCGGCCCGCGCCGCCGGCCGGCTGTATGCGGTTGGCGTATCGCTCGGCGGCAATGCGCTGCTGCGCTGGCTGGGCGAGTCGCAGCAGGCGGCCGGCTTTGTCGACGCCGCCTGCGCGGTGTCGGCGCCGCTCGACCTGGCCGGCGGCGGCGCGGCCCTGTCGTCCGGGCTGAACATGATCTACACCCGGGTCTTCCTGCAGACCCTGAAACCCAAGTGCCTGCAGAAGCTGGACCAGTTTCCCGGCCTGTTCGACCGCGCCCGGATGCTGGCCGCGCGCAACCTGTATGAATTCGACAATGTGGTCACCGCGCCGCTGCACGGCTACCGCGACACCGACGACTACTGGCACCGCGCCAGCGCGCGCCACGTACTGAACGACATCACCGTGCGCACCCTGGTGCTCAATGCCCGGAACGACCCCTTCCTGCCGGCGCGCCATCTGCCGCAGCAGGCTTCGCCCGCGGTCAGGCTGGAGTATCCGCGCGAAGGCGGGCATGTGGGTTTCGCCACGGGCGCTGCGCCCGGCGTCAACAGCTGGCTGCCGCGCCGCATCGTGCGTTTTCTCGAAGGTGACGACGCGCAAGCCGGCTGA
- a CDS encoding nuclear transport factor 2 family protein, producing MPKSNKSMGTAVDAEAAFYDAIARADIQALMALWAEDDEIVCVHPGGGRLIGHAAIRASWEAVFERGPVHIGVSRLHETHNMLTAVHSIVEEIHRSEGRQPDLHIIATNVFLKTPQGWRIVIHHASVAPGPAPSHQPPGTVLH from the coding sequence ATGCCCAAATCCAACAAGAGCATGGGTACGGCGGTGGACGCGGAAGCCGCGTTCTACGACGCCATTGCCCGCGCCGACATCCAGGCGCTGATGGCGCTGTGGGCCGAGGACGACGAGATCGTCTGCGTGCATCCGGGCGGCGGCCGGCTGATCGGCCATGCCGCCATCCGCGCTTCCTGGGAAGCGGTGTTCGAGCGCGGCCCGGTGCATATCGGCGTGTCCCGCCTGCATGAAACCCACAACATGCTGACCGCGGTGCACAGCATCGTCGAGGAAATCCACCGCAGCGAAGGCCGCCAGCCGGACCTGCACATCATCGCCACCAACGTCTTCCTGAAAACGCCGCAGGGCTGGCGCATCGTGATCCACCATGCGTCGGTTGCGCCCGGCCCGGCGCCGTCGCACCAGCCGCCCGGCACCGTCCTGCACTGA
- a CDS encoding AzlC family ABC transporter permease, whose protein sequence is MQGTTPSPSQSDPIAPHDPEKAAFREAVRASAPAMPGIFAWGVVAGMAMMQSGLTLWQALGMTFIVFAGSAQLAALPLMAANAPAALVFLTGLVVNLRFVIFAASLGPHFAHLPWRQRLFYGYLNNDLMMGFFPQRFPAYTVAHTSGKVGYFAGVCYPNWLTWQAGSVAGILLASQVPASWGIGFAGTLALLAVMIPLVVNAAALGGVIVAGAVGVAAYGLPYKLGMLLALVSGMATASAIDLIRERKAQA, encoded by the coding sequence ATGCAAGGCACCACCCCGTCACCCTCCCAGTCCGACCCGATTGCGCCGCACGACCCGGAAAAAGCCGCGTTCCGCGAGGCGGTGCGCGCCAGCGCGCCGGCCATGCCCGGCATCTTCGCCTGGGGCGTGGTGGCCGGCATGGCGATGATGCAGTCGGGCCTGACGCTGTGGCAGGCGCTGGGCATGACCTTCATCGTCTTCGCCGGCTCGGCCCAGCTGGCGGCGCTGCCGCTGATGGCGGCCAATGCGCCGGCCGCACTGGTGTTCCTGACCGGCCTGGTGGTCAACCTGCGCTTCGTGATCTTCGCCGCCAGCCTGGGACCGCATTTCGCGCATCTGCCCTGGCGGCAGAGGCTGTTCTACGGTTATCTCAACAATGACCTGATGATGGGATTCTTCCCGCAGCGCTTTCCGGCCTACACCGTCGCCCACACCAGCGGCAAGGTGGGCTATTTCGCCGGCGTCTGCTATCCGAACTGGCTGACCTGGCAGGCCGGCTCGGTGGCCGGCATCCTGCTGGCCAGCCAGGTGCCGGCTTCCTGGGGCATCGGCTTTGCCGGCACGCTGGCGCTGCTGGCGGTCATGATTCCGCTGGTGGTGAATGCGGCCGCGCTGGGCGGCGTGATCGTCGCCGGCGCGGTCGGCGTGGCTGCCTACGGCCTGCCCTACAAGCTGGGGATGCTGCTGGCGCTGGTATCAGGCATGGCGACCGCGTCGGCCATCGACTTGATCAGGGAAAGAAAGGCGCAGGCATGA
- a CDS encoding zinc-finger domain-containing protein, producing the protein MSQSHQQMSYVELDGPDLPAFCPNPSMPIWSSHPRVFIDLGNKGEGKCPYCGTVYRLKPGAVHHGH; encoded by the coding sequence ATGAGCCAATCGCATCAGCAAATGAGTTATGTCGAACTGGACGGGCCGGACCTGCCGGCCTTCTGCCCCAATCCGTCCATGCCGATCTGGTCGTCCCACCCGCGGGTGTTCATCGACCTGGGCAACAAGGGCGAAGGCAAGTGCCCCTATTGCGGCACGGTCTATCGCTTGAAGCCCGGCGCGGTGCATCACGGCCACTGA
- a CDS encoding AzlD domain-containing protein, translated as MNAADIWLTIGLLALATVLTRSSFFMLASTRMPARLQQALRYAPAAALAAIVLPDLVLNGGGAGTAIDWTNPRLVAGAGATLFFLATRHLLGTIVVGMALFTALRIF; from the coding sequence ATGAACGCGGCCGACATCTGGCTCACCATCGGCCTCCTGGCGCTGGCCACCGTGCTGACCCGGTCCTCCTTTTTCATGCTGGCCTCGACCCGCATGCCGGCCCGTCTGCAGCAGGCGCTGCGCTATGCGCCGGCGGCGGCGCTGGCGGCCATCGTGCTGCCCGACCTGGTGCTCAATGGCGGCGGCGCCGGCACGGCGATCGACTGGACCAATCCGCGCCTGGTGGCGGGCGCGGGCGCCACGCTTTTCTTCCTGGCGACCCGCCATCTGCTGGGAACCATCGTCGTCGGCATGGCGCTGTTTACCGCGCTACGGATTTTCTGA
- a CDS encoding threo-3-hydroxy-L-aspartate ammonia-lyase — MSEIMLPTYDDVVAAAARIAGQAHRTPVLTSRMANEETGAQLFFKCENLQRMGAFKFRGAYNALAKFDAGQRRAGVVAFSSGNHAQAIALSARLLGMPATIVMPQDAPASKIAATRGYGAQVVTYDRYTEDREQIGRDLAERHGYTLVPPYDHADVIAGQGTAARELFEEVGPLDAFFVCLGGGGLLSGSALATRALSPQCKLYGVEPEAGNDGQQSFRSGAIVHIDTPRTIADGAQTQHLGQLTFPIIRRDVDDILTVSDAELVEAMRFFATRMKLVVEPTGCLGFAAARAMKHRLQGKRVGVLISGGNVDIDRYAALLCGSAT; from the coding sequence ATGAGTGAAATCATGCTTCCGACCTATGACGATGTTGTCGCCGCCGCGGCGCGCATTGCCGGCCAGGCGCACCGTACGCCGGTGCTGACTTCGCGTATGGCCAACGAGGAAACCGGCGCGCAGTTGTTCTTCAAATGCGAAAACCTGCAGCGCATGGGCGCATTCAAGTTTCGCGGCGCCTACAACGCGCTGGCGAAATTCGATGCCGGCCAGCGCCGCGCCGGCGTCGTGGCCTTTTCCTCGGGCAACCATGCCCAGGCGATCGCGCTGTCGGCCAGGCTGCTGGGCATGCCGGCCACCATCGTGATGCCGCAGGACGCGCCCGCGTCGAAGATCGCCGCCACCCGCGGCTATGGCGCCCAGGTCGTCACCTATGACCGCTACACCGAAGACCGAGAGCAGATCGGCCGCGACCTCGCCGAGCGCCATGGCTACACCCTGGTGCCGCCCTATGACCATGCCGACGTGATCGCCGGCCAGGGCACCGCAGCCAGGGAACTGTTCGAGGAGGTCGGTCCGCTGGACGCCTTCTTCGTCTGCCTGGGCGGCGGCGGCCTGCTGTCCGGCTCGGCGCTCGCCACCCGCGCGTTGTCGCCGCAGTGCAAGCTCTATGGCGTTGAGCCGGAGGCCGGCAACGATGGCCAGCAATCCTTCCGCAGCGGCGCCATCGTCCATATCGACACGCCGCGCACCATCGCCGACGGCGCCCAGACCCAGCACCTGGGCCAGCTGACCTTTCCCATCATCCGGCGCGATGTCGACGACATCCTGACCGTGAGCGACGCCGAGCTGGTGGAAGCGATGCGCTTCTTCGCCACCCGCATGAAGCTGGTGGTGGAGCCGACCGGCTGCCTGGGTTTTGCGGCGGCGCGGGCGATGAAGCACCGGTTGCAGGGCAAGCGGGTTGGTGTGCTGATCAGCGGCGGCAACGTCGACATTGATCGCTACGCCGCCTTGCTCTGCGGATCGGCAACATGA